The genomic segment TGACGATGGCCGACAAGATCGTCGTGCTGCGCGCCGGGCGGGTCGAGCAGGTCGGCGCGCCGCTGGAACTCTTCGACAACCCGCGCAATCTCTTCGTCGCCGGCTTCCTCGGCTCACCGCGCATGAACATCATCAGGGGCAGGGTCTCGGCTATCGGTGAAAGCGGTGTGGCCATCGATGTCGACAACGGCGGCAAGATCGTCAGCGATGTCGACCCTGCCGGCATCGCGGTCGGGCAGGCCGTTCTTGCCGGTATAAGGCCTGCGCATTTTTCACGCGTCGGAGAGCAAGGACTGCCATTCGTCGTCCAGTATCACGAGGGCCTCGGCACCGAGACCTATGTCTACGGCAACCTTGCCGGCCACGACGAGCAGATCATCATTCATGAGGCCGGCCATTTCGCGCCCACGCAAGGCGACCTGATCTCGATCGACGCCGCTCCGGAACGGGTTCATCTGTTCGATCCCGAAAGCGGCCTGGCCTTTGGCCGGCGGCCCGGACAGGGGAGACGCTGAAGATGGCGGCGCTCAAAGCAGGTGCATTGCTGTCGCAGACAGGAGAAACGGCAATGAGGGTGGTCGAAGCCCCGATTAATGTGATTGAACGCATCTTCGGCCGCAAGCGCATGCCATGGCTGTTCCTGGCGCCGAACCTCGTTCTGTTCGCGATCTTCACGTTCCTTCCGATCGCGATTGCAGTGGGTTACGCCTTCACCGGCGGCACCAATCTTTTCGTGTCGGAGCGGCCCTTCGTCGGCCTGGACAATTTCCGGACGCTGCTTTCCTGCGGCAATTACCTGCAGCCGGGAACCTGCCAGGAATCGCTGTTCTGGACGGCGGTGTGGAATACGCTCTGGTTCGTGTCGTTCAACGTCGTCGCCACATTGCTGGTGGCGCTGATCACCGCGCTGATCCTCAACCGGGCGATTTTTGCGCGCGGCTTCTTCAGGGCGATGTTCTTCTATCCCGTCTTGCTGTCGCCCGTCGTCATCGGCCTGATCTGGAAATGGTTCCTCGATCGCAACGGGCTGCTGAACGCCTTCTTTCAGATGATCGGCGTTCCCCCGGAGATTTTCCTGCTGGATGTCGGCTGGTCGCGTTTCTTCGTCGTCGTGGTGTCGGTCTGGTTCCATATGGGCTTTTACACGCTCATCCTGCTCGCCGGCCTCCAGGCGATCCCGAAGGAACTCTACGAAGCAGCCTCCATCGACGCCGCTTCGCCGCGCCGCACGCTTTTCAGGATCACGCTTCCGCTGTTGGCCCCGAACCTGCTGGTCGTCTTCATCCTTCTGATGATCAAATCCGTGCAAATCTTCGATGAGGCGTGGGTTCTGACCAACGGCGGTGGCGCGGGCACGGCCAACAGCTTCATCGTCCAAT from the Rhizobium sp. NZLR1 genome contains:
- a CDS encoding sugar ABC transporter permease, translating into MAALKAGALLSQTGETAMRVVEAPINVIERIFGRKRMPWLFLAPNLVLFAIFTFLPIAIAVGYAFTGGTNLFVSERPFVGLDNFRTLLSCGNYLQPGTCQESLFWTAVWNTLWFVSFNVVATLLVALITALILNRAIFARGFFRAMFFYPVLLSPVVIGLIWKWFLDRNGLLNAFFQMIGVPPEIFLLDVGWSRFFVVVVSVWFHMGFYTLILLAGLQAIPKELYEAASIDAASPRRTLFRITLPLLAPNLLVVFILLMIKSVQIFDEAWVLTNGGGAGTANSFIVQYIYQMAFSSDLRLFGLASAASVLMGLVLLVLTLIQLRLGKRMES